One window of the Chryseobacterium sp. CY350 genome contains the following:
- a CDS encoding carboxypeptidase regulatory-like domain-containing protein yields MIKKLSFVSLFTLLPASFYFAQTTVFAYLKDAQGEPIEQAELDLKGTEKIATADKIGYFQFVDLMPGQYELVIAKPNYETKTIEFEVTTEKRKDLGVLTLSYSLTLADQGLAFIESNDDEDNSSQSSTVGLLQSSMDVFSRIAAFDLGFYWYRPRGIDGRTGETLLNGVSMIKSDNGNVDFGNWGGLNEITRYPEISQNHAPSEYAFGGNSSVIYKNTKASEYRKGFQFTQSLTNRNYRNRTSLRYSSGMNNKGWAFTVMGARRWAEEGIQEGTFYDAYGAYLGVEKKFNDKHSMTFNFIAAPYRRSASSPSTQEVYDYRGIHYNSYWGYQEGKQRSERVRKGFQPIFQVQDFWKIGTKSSLWTSLSYQFGKDKGSRLDWQNVQNPSPTYYRNLPSYYDSLDPNASVLAPSGTQTTSQDAYQMSLTAWQNADPNITQLNWDHLYRRNLQQPTGNYYGQTGRRALYYLVNDVSDDKIVNAATHFIHNLTDTTKFLLNISYQNYRSEQYREVNDLLGADFVLNRDPFAATNQPGKSGLFNEGEENITKRTGDKMTYDYIFRRQEFKINPGVKLSAGKFDVFFSALAGYSSSSREGLFNHYLYKDSFGKSKNYDFWNYGIKGQAIYKLDGRNFLVYNGAYFSQSPYLEDLFINPRVNASVAPNIQNMVINAHDLSYVVSSPFVKLRLTAYMINSSNETSVQRFFADGIQLNSSDDQGNQTIVQSAFVTQVMTDVKKRNLGAELGIDVKVLPTLSLQGLASFGQFTYQNNPLTYFSSDATGTFSNGLSYVSLGKAYIKNYRQGGMPQQAFSVGARYNSPKYWWIGGNWNYLDDYYLDPSALLRTESFIQNNNTGTPFYDLTESELRRVLEPNKLPSAFFFNVNAGKSWMMGKYYVLISASINNVFDNTRYITGGFEQTRNAKFPDFKQDTDREFTLFAPKYWYTQGRSYFINLQFRF; encoded by the coding sequence ATGATTAAAAAACTATCATTTGTTTCCCTCTTTACTTTGCTGCCCGCATCATTTTACTTTGCACAAACCACTGTTTTTGCTTATTTAAAGGATGCACAGGGAGAGCCAATCGAGCAGGCCGAACTGGATCTGAAAGGAACTGAGAAGATTGCAACGGCAGACAAAATCGGATATTTCCAGTTTGTTGATTTAATGCCCGGACAGTATGAATTGGTGATTGCAAAACCAAATTATGAAACGAAAACAATTGAGTTCGAGGTTACCACCGAAAAAAGAAAAGACTTAGGTGTACTTACCTTAAGTTACAGCCTTACATTGGCTGATCAGGGATTGGCCTTTATTGAAAGTAATGATGATGAAGACAACAGTAGCCAATCTTCAACTGTAGGATTGTTGCAGTCTTCGATGGATGTTTTCAGTAGAATAGCAGCTTTCGATTTAGGTTTTTACTGGTACAGGCCACGAGGAATTGACGGTAGAACGGGTGAGACACTCTTAAACGGTGTTTCCATGATTAAATCTGATAACGGAAATGTAGATTTCGGTAACTGGGGAGGTCTGAATGAAATCACCAGATATCCTGAAATCTCTCAAAATCACGCTCCTTCAGAATATGCTTTTGGAGGTAACAGTTCTGTGATTTATAAAAATACAAAGGCAAGCGAATATAGAAAGGGATTTCAGTTTACGCAATCGCTTACCAATAGAAATTACAGAAACAGAACATCTCTGAGATACAGTTCCGGAATGAATAACAAAGGCTGGGCTTTTACTGTGATGGGTGCAAGAAGATGGGCAGAAGAGGGAATTCAGGAAGGTACTTTTTATGACGCTTACGGTGCATATTTAGGAGTCGAAAAGAAGTTTAATGATAAGCACAGCATGACGTTTAATTTTATTGCGGCTCCTTACAGAAGATCTGCATCAAGCCCGAGTACTCAGGAAGTCTATGATTACAGAGGTATACATTACAATTCATATTGGGGATATCAGGAGGGTAAGCAAAGAAGCGAAAGAGTGAGAAAAGGTTTTCAGCCTATTTTTCAGGTTCAGGATTTTTGGAAGATCGGTACAAAATCAAGCCTTTGGACATCTCTATCTTACCAATTCGGAAAAGATAAGGGATCGCGGCTAGATTGGCAGAATGTACAGAATCCGTCGCCAACTTACTACAGAAATTTACCAAGTTACTATGATTCTCTAGATCCTAATGCTTCGGTCTTGGCACCGAGCGGTACACAGACGACATCTCAGGACGCTTACCAAATGTCTCTTACAGCCTGGCAAAATGCTGATCCAAATATTACTCAGCTTAATTGGGATCATTTATATAGAAGAAATCTTCAACAACCTACAGGAAATTATTACGGACAAACTGGGAGACGAGCTTTATATTATCTTGTAAATGATGTGAGTGATGATAAAATCGTCAATGCAGCAACACATTTCATTCATAATCTTACGGATACTACCAAATTTTTATTAAATATCTCTTATCAAAACTATCGTTCTGAGCAATATAGAGAAGTTAATGACCTTTTGGGGGCAGATTTTGTTTTGAACAGAGATCCGTTTGCTGCAACAAACCAGCCGGGAAAATCTGGATTATTTAATGAAGGCGAAGAAAATATTACCAAGAGAACAGGGGACAAGATGACGTATGACTACATTTTCAGAAGACAGGAATTTAAAATAAATCCGGGAGTCAAACTTTCTGCAGGTAAATTTGATGTTTTCTTTTCTGCATTGGCGGGTTATTCATCTTCAAGCAGAGAGGGTTTGTTTAATCATTATTTATACAAAGACTCATTCGGAAAAAGCAAAAACTATGATTTTTGGAATTATGGAATAAAAGGACAGGCTATTTATAAACTAGACGGTCGAAATTTTTTGGTTTACAACGGAGCTTATTTTTCACAGTCTCCGTACTTGGAAGATCTGTTTATCAATCCTAGAGTTAATGCTTCAGTAGCTCCAAATATTCAGAATATGGTCATCAATGCTCATGATCTCAGTTATGTGGTTTCTTCGCCCTTTGTCAAATTGAGGTTGACGGCTTATATGATTAATTCCAGCAACGAAACTTCTGTGCAAAGGTTTTTCGCAGATGGTATCCAGCTAAATAGCTCTGATGATCAAGGTAACCAAACTATCGTTCAAAGCGCATTTGTGACGCAAGTAATGACAGATGTAAAAAAAAGAAATTTGGGTGCTGAGTTAGGGATTGATGTGAAAGTTCTCCCTACTTTATCTCTACAGGGATTGGCGAGCTTCGGGCAATTTACTTATCAAAATAATCCTTTGACTTACTTTTCGTCTGATGCCACAGGTACTTTTTCGAACGGACTTTCTTATGTGAGTTTAGGCAAAGCTTATATCAAAAATTATCGTCAGGGAGGAATGCCTCAGCAGGCTTTTTCAGTAGGTGCACGCTACAATTCACCGAAATATTGGTGGATAGGAGGGAACTGGAATTATTTGGATGACTATTATCTTGATCCTTCGGCATTGCTGAGAACTGAATCGTTTATTCAAAATAATAATACCGGAACACCATTTTACGATCTTACAGAATCTGAATTGAGAAGAGTTTTGGAGCCAAATAAATTACCTTCTGCATTTTTCTTTAATGTAAATGCGGGGAAATCTTGGATGATGGGAAAATATTATGTTTTAATATCCGCCAGCATCAATAATGTATTTGATAACACAAGATACATTACCGGAGGATTTGAACAAACCCGAAATGCTAAATTTCCTGATTTTAAGCAAGATACCGATAGAGAATTTACATTATTTGCACCGAAATATTGGTACACTCAAGGTCGATCATACTTTATTAACCTTCAATTTAGATTTTAA
- a CDS encoding DUF5689 domain-containing protein, which yields MNKKKYLSILTGFAFAAFSFSSCVQKDEWETPPVNCTNKFAQTNITLAAFKTFAPSTGYILISKDQIFDGYVTSSDENGNFYKTISFQDKSENPTAALQIEVDKGSNYADFPVGTHIRINAKGLRLGTDRGVVKLGSVDPTYDIGRIPGSLVSRYISGVCNGSGLEVVAIKPLELQTLKIAQNEKYINMLVKVSNVQFAAGELGKTYINYVAEVGEDANRNIVDQSGNASSIRNSGFATFGSEILPEGKGDLTFVVSRYIADWQMLIRNTKDVNFTGKRFFFEGFEGNLTDNWFAVSVSGAQVWNIQQFGDPKPCAVMNGFASSNNLNEDWLISKPVSLQGFSTASLSFETDVRYAGNQLQVFITENYTGNPTTTVWAPLSGNLDTNSSLFSTWTSSGEINLNNYINKDVQVAFKYTSTASAAATWELDNVKISGN from the coding sequence ATGAATAAAAAAAAATACCTAAGTATCTTAACGGGATTTGCATTTGCTGCATTTTCTTTTTCTTCTTGTGTACAAAAAGACGAGTGGGAAACTCCGCCGGTAAACTGTACTAATAAATTTGCTCAGACCAATATTACACTGGCCGCATTTAAAACATTTGCGCCATCTACAGGATATATTCTGATCAGCAAAGATCAGATTTTTGACGGTTATGTCACGTCATCAGATGAAAACGGAAACTTTTATAAAACAATTTCTTTTCAGGATAAGTCGGAAAATCCGACAGCCGCATTACAGATTGAGGTTGATAAAGGGAGTAACTACGCAGATTTTCCTGTGGGAACACATATCAGAATCAATGCAAAAGGTTTGAGATTGGGTACTGATCGCGGAGTCGTAAAATTGGGATCTGTAGATCCTACTTATGACATCGGAAGAATTCCCGGATCTTTGGTAAGCAGATATATTTCCGGAGTTTGCAATGGGAGCGGACTTGAAGTTGTTGCAATAAAGCCACTAGAATTGCAGACACTAAAAATCGCCCAGAATGAAAAATATATCAATATGTTGGTAAAGGTTTCGAATGTACAGTTCGCTGCAGGTGAATTGGGTAAGACGTATATCAATTATGTGGCAGAAGTAGGCGAAGACGCCAACAGGAATATCGTAGATCAATCAGGAAATGCTTCTTCGATTAGAAACTCAGGTTTTGCTACATTTGGTTCGGAAATTCTTCCTGAAGGAAAAGGTGATCTTACCTTTGTAGTAAGTCGATATATTGCTGATTGGCAAATGCTTATCAGGAATACGAAAGACGTAAATTTTACGGGAAAACGATTTTTCTTTGAGGGTTTTGAAGGAAATCTTACAGATAATTGGTTCGCTGTAAGTGTGTCTGGAGCCCAGGTTTGGAATATTCAGCAGTTTGGAGATCCTAAGCCGTGTGCCGTAATGAATGGTTTTGCTTCATCTAATAATCTTAATGAAGACTGGTTAATTTCTAAGCCAGTCTCTTTACAAGGATTTTCTACTGCATCACTTTCATTTGAAACAGATGTAAGATATGCAGGAAATCAACTGCAGGTATTTATTACTGAAAATTATACAGGAAATCCCACGACAACAGTTTGGGCACCTTTATCTGGAAATTTAGATACCAACTCATCACTGTTTAGCACATGGACAAGTTCAGGAGAAATCAATTTAAATAACTATATCAATAAGGATGTTCAAGTTGCCTTTAAGTATACATCAACAGCATCAGCTGCAGCAACATGGGAGCTTGACAATGTAAAGATTTCGGGAAACTAA
- a CDS encoding DUF6702 family protein has product MKKFLYISGILSLFALMSFMTVDFFSSMTKVDYIDGSKTLKFTTKMNTSHISDAIKINRSTAGFEAEVKKYVNNNFDVYVNNSPKNLTFTGSQVSGETVWVYFETDGVSDIGSLKIKNTILLSAFPKQINLVNIAYKGNQKTMNFQRGKEVNEVTF; this is encoded by the coding sequence ATGAAAAAATTTTTATATATATCAGGTATCTTATCATTATTTGCTCTTATGAGTTTTATGACGGTAGATTTCTTCTCATCAATGACAAAAGTAGATTACATTGACGGAAGCAAAACTTTGAAATTCACGACCAAAATGAACACAAGCCATATTTCTGACGCAATCAAGATCAACCGTAGTACGGCAGGTTTTGAAGCAGAGGTAAAAAAGTACGTAAACAATAATTTTGATGTATATGTGAACAATTCTCCGAAAAATCTTACTTTCACAGGAAGTCAGGTAAGTGGAGAAACGGTATGGGTTTATTTTGAGACCGACGGTGTTTCAGATATTGGCAGTCTTAAGATTAAGAATACCATTCTTCTAAGCGCTTTTCCTAAACAAATAAATCTGGTAAATATTGCTTATAAAGGAAACCAAAAAACAATGAACTTCCAACGTGGAAAGGAAGTAAATGAGGTTACATTTTAA
- a CDS encoding LOG family protein — MGIEGSRDESLQNPELDINESILQNSFRQKTWDEIVTKDSWMVFKIMAEFVDGYEKMAKIGPCVSIFGSARLKPESKYYEMAVEIAEKITKIGFGIITGGGPGIMEAGNKGAYNAEGRSIGLNIDLPFEQHFNPFISKMYSLNFDYFFVRKVMFVKYSQGFIVMPGGFGTLDELTEAITLIQTNKIGKFPIVLVGSEFWGGLLDWFRETLLKEGMIAENDLELYRVVDTADEAVEHIRAFYEKYAVNVNF, encoded by the coding sequence ATGGGAATTGAAGGAAGCAGGGATGAGAGTTTACAAAATCCTGAATTAGATATCAACGAATCAATATTACAAAATAGTTTCAGACAGAAAACATGGGATGAGATCGTTACCAAAGACAGCTGGATGGTCTTTAAGATCATGGCGGAATTTGTAGACGGTTACGAAAAAATGGCCAAGATTGGTCCGTGTGTTTCTATTTTTGGTTCTGCAAGATTAAAACCTGAAAGCAAATATTACGAAATGGCAGTGGAAATTGCCGAAAAAATCACCAAAATAGGTTTTGGAATCATTACCGGTGGCGGCCCGGGAATTATGGAAGCTGGTAACAAAGGAGCCTATAATGCCGAAGGTAGATCGATTGGGCTGAATATTGACCTGCCTTTTGAACAGCATTTTAATCCGTTCATCAGTAAAATGTACTCCCTTAACTTTGATTATTTCTTTGTAAGGAAAGTGATGTTTGTGAAGTATAGCCAAGGATTTATTGTAATGCCGGGTGGCTTCGGAACTTTGGATGAACTGACGGAAGCCATTACTTTAATTCAAACCAATAAGATTGGTAAATTCCCTATTGTTTTGGTAGGATCTGAGTTTTGGGGAGGTCTTTTAGACTGGTTTAGAGAAACTTTACTAAAAGAAGGAATGATTGCAGAGAATGATTTGGAACTTTATCGTGTGGTAGATACCGCTGATGAAGCTGTAGAACATATTCGGGCTTTTTATGAGAAATATGCAGTGAATGTTAACTTTTAA
- a CDS encoding nucleotidyltransferase family protein — protein sequence MKALIFAAGKGTRLKPFTDHHPKALAKVNGIPLLERNIMYLKGFGIKDFVVNVHHFGDQIIDFLKKNDNFNCNIEVSDESEELLETGGGLIFAKKFLDHGEDFLIMNADILTDININNLVEYHKKIKDFATLAVSDRESSRKLLFNDDLVLRGWLNVQTGEQRLAEFNKGFKPYAFSGVHCINPVIFDKIKRKGKFSVMEEYLDLMQTEKIHGFLHDSILIDVGRPASVIEAEKYFK from the coding sequence ATGAAGGCATTAATTTTTGCAGCAGGCAAAGGGACGCGCTTAAAACCTTTTACAGATCATCATCCGAAAGCTTTGGCTAAAGTAAATGGCATTCCGCTTTTAGAGCGAAACATTATGTATCTTAAAGGTTTCGGAATTAAAGATTTTGTGGTCAACGTACATCATTTTGGTGATCAGATCATTGACTTCCTGAAGAAAAATGATAATTTTAACTGTAATATTGAGGTTTCTGATGAATCTGAAGAACTTCTGGAAACCGGTGGCGGATTGATTTTTGCTAAAAAGTTTCTTGATCACGGAGAAGATTTTCTGATCATGAATGCCGATATTTTAACCGACATCAATATTAATAATCTTGTAGAATACCACAAGAAGATCAAAGATTTTGCTACTTTAGCAGTCTCAGACAGAGAAAGTTCGCGAAAATTACTTTTCAACGACGATCTTGTTTTAAGAGGATGGCTGAATGTACAGACCGGCGAACAGAGATTAGCTGAATTCAATAAAGGTTTTAAACCGTATGCTTTCAGTGGTGTTCACTGCATAAATCCTGTTATCTTTGATAAAATTAAGAGAAAAGGTAAATTTTCTGTAATGGAAGAATATCTAGATCTAATGCAGACAGAAAAAATTCATGGCTTTTTGCATGACAGTATTCTGATCGATGTAGGAAGGCCGGCATCTGTAATAGAAGCCGAAAAATATTTTAAATAA
- a CDS encoding RapZ C-terminal domain-containing protein, which yields MLHIDIHSFSYKKGGIPKDSSGNGGGFTFDCRGILNPGRVEEYKIQTGNDIGVQEYLETKTDMPKFLELVKSMVSINIDNYLGRGFENLQINFGCTGGQHRSVYSAIKIAHFIEEKYGEKVEISLHHDEQHQLNHR from the coding sequence ATGCTACACATAGACATCCACAGTTTCTCTTATAAAAAGGGAGGAATACCAAAAGACAGTTCAGGAAACGGAGGCGGATTTACATTCGACTGCCGAGGTATTTTAAACCCCGGAAGAGTTGAGGAATATAAAATCCAAACTGGAAACGACATCGGCGTTCAGGAATACCTGGAAACGAAAACCGATATGCCCAAATTTCTTGAATTGGTAAAAAGCATGGTTTCCATTAACATCGACAACTATTTGGGGAGAGGTTTTGAAAACCTTCAGATCAATTTCGGATGTACAGGTGGGCAACACAGATCGGTATATTCTGCAATTAAAATCGCTCATTTTATTGAAGAAAAATATGGCGAAAAAGTAGAAATCAGCCTTCATCACGATGAGCAGCACCAACTTAATCATAGGTAA
- a CDS encoding GxxExxY protein → MTKKYVTQLSYEITGLAIKVHKTLGPGLLESIYEECLKIELIRNGYDVKQQLYTTINYEGVTIETKLVVDLLVNDLVILELKAIEDILPIHEAQLLTYMKVLKKPQGLLINFFTDNITKSLRPFVNEYFRQLPN, encoded by the coding sequence ATAACGAAAAAATACGTTACACAACTATCATATGAAATTACTGGACTTGCGATAAAAGTTCATAAAACTTTAGGTCCCGGTCTATTAGAAAGCATTTATGAAGAATGCTTAAAAATTGAATTAATAAGAAATGGTTATGATGTAAAACAGCAGCTTTACACCACCATCAATTATGAGGGAGTGACGATTGAAACAAAGCTGGTAGTTGATTTGCTCGTGAACGATCTTGTCATTTTAGAACTTAAAGCAATTGAAGATATATTACCTATTCATGAGGCTCAACTCTTAACTTACATGAAAGTCCTAAAAAAACCGCAAGGACTCCTAATTAATTTTTTTACAGATAATATCACAAAATCATTGAGACCTTTTGTTAATGAATATTTTAGACAACTTCCGAACTAA
- a CDS encoding aminoglycoside phosphotransferase family protein, producing the protein MTSENAKRFFENHFGEKSTQFVTLAQSGSARVNFLAQNQKDTYIVTYNENISENETFLYFSEVFSDLNLNTPKIFKVSEDTKMYIQEYLGRQTFSDIISKEGLSENVETLIRQTLEKLFETQTKSQDQIDFTRTFEYERYDELPIVHDLYYFKNFIADVLELEYHKSTLLKEFKKLVNLIENLEPKGLMIRDFQARNIMVNDHNEVSFIDYQSAMKGPLMYDVISFLFQAKANFPEDFKNKMLEFYIQKFDKEETQIQLRKSVKPIQLMRFLQVLGAYGFRGLVQRKQHFIASIDKGIENLTGFSNNWEDIKNYPELKKVIEQLSLKRTKSKIEEILNH; encoded by the coding sequence ATGACTTCTGAAAACGCAAAAAGATTTTTTGAAAACCATTTCGGTGAAAAATCAACTCAATTTGTCACTTTAGCTCAAAGCGGTTCTGCGAGAGTCAATTTTTTGGCTCAAAATCAAAAGGATACCTACATCGTCACTTACAACGAAAACATTTCGGAGAATGAAACTTTTCTTTATTTTTCTGAGGTTTTTTCAGATCTAAATCTTAATACTCCTAAGATTTTTAAAGTTTCTGAAGACACAAAAATGTACATTCAGGAATATCTGGGAAGGCAAACATTTTCAGACATTATTTCTAAAGAAGGTTTATCCGAAAACGTAGAAACTTTGATAAGACAAACTTTAGAAAAGCTTTTTGAAACACAAACAAAATCGCAAGATCAGATTGACTTCACCAGAACTTTTGAATACGAGCGTTACGATGAACTTCCAATTGTGCACGATCTATACTACTTTAAAAATTTTATTGCCGATGTTTTAGAGTTAGAATATCATAAATCTACCCTTTTAAAAGAATTTAAAAAACTCGTCAACCTCATTGAAAATCTTGAACCAAAGGGTTTGATGATTCGTGATTTTCAGGCTAGAAATATTATGGTAAATGATCACAATGAAGTTTCATTCATCGATTACCAGTCTGCAATGAAAGGACCTTTGATGTATGATGTGATTTCTTTTCTGTTTCAGGCAAAAGCCAATTTCCCTGAAGATTTCAAAAATAAAATGCTTGAATTTTATATTCAGAAATTTGACAAAGAAGAAACTCAGATCCAGCTAAGAAAATCGGTAAAACCCATTCAACTGATGAGATTTTTACAGGTTTTGGGAGCTTATGGCTTCCGAGGACTCGTTCAGAGAAAGCAACACTTTATTGCAAGCATCGACAAAGGAATAGAAAATCTAACAGGATTTTCAAACAATTGGGAAGACATAAAAAATTACCCCGAACTAAAAAAGGTGATCGAACAGTTGAGCCTGAAGAGAACAAAATCTAAAATTGAGGAGATATTGAACCATTAA
- the xrtF gene encoding exosortase family protein XrtF, with amino-acid sequence MLKDFKPVLGILLRFIIIYLVLLFAYQFYLNSFRAQGLDPYSRLIADHVMFIQNKLNFPTYLYDDVPNEQVGYIVKEKYVTRMVEGCNAVSVIILFVSFIFAFYKGAKTFVFVAISLLLLYLMNVLRIVGLNIVTSDYPQYNKLAHDYIFPAVIYGSVVLLWLVWIKFFALKNENS; translated from the coding sequence ATGCTAAAAGACTTTAAGCCTGTTTTGGGAATTCTGCTGCGATTCATCATCATTTATTTGGTGTTGCTGTTTGCTTATCAGTTTTATCTCAACAGTTTTAGAGCGCAGGGACTGGATCCTTATTCGCGATTAATTGCTGATCATGTAATGTTTATTCAGAATAAACTTAATTTTCCCACCTATCTCTATGACGATGTGCCCAATGAGCAGGTGGGGTATATTGTCAAAGAAAAGTATGTGACGAGAATGGTAGAAGGCTGTAATGCTGTTTCGGTGATTATTCTCTTCGTGTCTTTTATTTTTGCTTTTTATAAAGGTGCCAAAACTTTTGTTTTCGTTGCAATCAGCCTTTTGCTGCTATATCTTATGAATGTTTTACGAATTGTGGGGCTGAATATTGTAACAAGTGATTATCCTCAATACAATAAGTTGGCGCATGATTATATTTTTCCTGCGGTGATTTACGGAAGTGTGGTGCTGCTCTGGTTGGTCTGGATTAAATTTTTTGCTTTGAAAAATGAAAATTCTTAG
- a CDS encoding exosortase F system-associated membrane protein yields MKILSWFLVFVGICGLVGVRMIEDSIFYDPFLNYFHEANKNVIFPEFEWGKLIVSHIFRFVLNLFFSCIIIQFLFKNKEWTVQGAVLITIIFAITFPIYLYCIYDRFEIGYLFSFYMRRFVIQPLILLLIVPLFYYRKQMLLKIV; encoded by the coding sequence ATGAAAATTCTTAGTTGGTTTCTCGTTTTCGTCGGGATTTGCGGACTTGTTGGCGTAAGAATGATAGAAGACAGCATTTTCTATGATCCTTTTCTGAATTATTTCCATGAGGCCAATAAAAATGTCATCTTTCCGGAATTTGAATGGGGGAAATTGATCGTCAGCCATATTTTCAGATTTGTTTTAAACCTTTTTTTCTCATGCATTATCATTCAGTTTTTATTTAAAAATAAAGAATGGACGGTACAGGGAGCGGTTTTAATCACCATTATTTTCGCAATTACCTTCCCGATTTATTTATATTGTATCTACGACAGGTTCGAGATCGGCTATCTCTTCTCTTTCTACATGAGAAGGTTTGTGATTCAGCCTTTGATATTGCTCTTAATTGTTCCGCTGTTTTATTACAGAAAGCAAATGTTGTTAAAAATCGTTTAG
- a CDS encoding cation diffusion facilitator family transporter, producing the protein MTTTNTNQDKIGFQRLIAVFGIILFVGKIIAWKLTNSDAVFSDAMESIVNVISAFMGLYSLHLASKPKDEDHPYGHGKVEFVTAGIEGALIAIAGIMIIYEGINSLVTGKVLKGLDWGIAIIAATAIVNYFLGYISIKKGEKENSMVLISSGKHLQSDTITTLGVVISLVVVYFTKIDWIDSVVALIFGLYIIFVGYKIVRKSLSGIMDEQNPELLNSIIDLLEKNRHTEWIDIHNMKIQQFGASLHIDAHITLPWYYSLRDAHNEMEKVILLLAKNTKRTVEFNFHMDDCKPISCPICDIMDCPVREQPFVRKVKWTPENVTSIDKHTLD; encoded by the coding sequence ATGACTACAACGAATACCAATCAAGATAAAATAGGTTTCCAAAGGCTCATTGCCGTGTTTGGAATCATTTTATTTGTAGGTAAAATTATCGCTTGGAAACTCACAAATTCTGATGCCGTATTTTCTGATGCCATGGAAAGCATCGTGAATGTCATCAGTGCTTTTATGGGATTGTATTCTTTGCATTTAGCTTCAAAACCAAAAGATGAAGATCATCCTTACGGTCACGGTAAAGTAGAATTCGTCACAGCAGGAATAGAAGGTGCGCTTATCGCCATTGCCGGCATCATGATCATCTATGAAGGCATCAACAGTTTGGTGACCGGAAAAGTTTTAAAAGGTCTAGATTGGGGAATTGCCATCATTGCTGCAACAGCCATTGTCAATTATTTTTTAGGCTACATCTCTATTAAAAAGGGTGAAAAAGAAAATTCTATGGTTCTCATATCATCCGGAAAACACCTTCAATCGGATACCATCACCACTTTAGGTGTGGTCATCAGTTTAGTCGTTGTTTATTTCACTAAAATTGACTGGATCGATTCTGTTGTAGCATTAATTTTTGGGCTTTACATCATATTTGTAGGCTACAAAATCGTGCGGAAATCTCTCAGCGGGATTATGGATGAGCAAAACCCCGAACTTCTCAACAGCATCATTGATCTTTTAGAAAAAAACAGACATACAGAGTGGATCGACATTCACAATATGAAAATTCAGCAGTTTGGAGCTTCCTTACATATCGACGCACACATCACTTTGCCTTGGTATTACAGTCTTCGTGATGCCCACAACGAAATGGAAAAAGTAATTCTACTGTTAGCTAAAAACACGAAAAGAACGGTTGAATTTAATTTTCACATGGATGACTGCAAACCAATCTCCTGCCCCATCTGCGACATCATGGATTGTCCGGTTCGCGAGCAACCTTTTGTACGAAAAGTAAAATGGACTCCTGAAAACGTGACCAGCATTGATAAACATACGCTAGATTAG